The following proteins are encoded in a genomic region of Ananas comosus cultivar F153 linkage group 25, ASM154086v1, whole genome shotgun sequence:
- the LOC109729006 gene encoding cytokinin riboside 5'-monophosphate phosphoribohydrolase LOG1 isoform X1, producing MEGEQEVRESRFKRICVFCGSSQGKKRSYQEAAVELGKELVSRNIDLVYGGGSVGLMGLVSQAVHEGGRHVIGVIPKTLMPQEITGETVGEEKAVADMHQRKAEMARRSDAFIALPGGYGTLEELLEVITWAQLGIHDKPVGLLNVDGYYNSLLSFIDKAVEEGFISPTARHIIVSAPTAKELVKKLEEYFPRHERVASKVNWEMEQFGYPAKFEISR from the exons atgGAGGGGGAGCAGGAAGTGAGAGAGTCCAGGTTCAAAAGGATATGCGTCTTCTGCGGCAGCAGCCAGGGCAAGAAGAGGAGCTACCAAGAAGCTGCCGTCGAGCTCGGCAAGGAATTG GTGTCGAGGAACATTGATCTGGTGTATGGCGGGGGTAGTGTTGGTCTGATGGGTTTAGTTTCCCAGGCCGTTCATGAAGGCGGACGGCACGTTATTGG TGTTATTCCCAAAACTCTCATGCCTCAAGAG ATAACGGGTGAGACCGTTGGGGAAGAGAAGGCAGTTGCAGATATGCACCAAAGGAAGGCTGAAATGGCTAGACGCTCTGATGCCTTTATCGCCTTGCCTG GAGGATATGGAACACTTGAAGAGCTGCTTGAAGTGATCACGTGGGCTCAATTGGGCATTCATGATAAGCCG GTTGGACTGCTGAATGTTGATGGATACTACAACTCATTGCTGTCTTTCATTGACAAAGCTGTGGAGGAAGGTTTCATCAGTCCGACTGCCCGCCATATCATTGTATCTGCTCCGACGGCAAAGGAATTGGTCAAGAAGTTAGAG GAGTACTTCCCTCGCCACGAAAGAGTTGCTTCTAAGGTGAATTGGGAGATGGAGCAGTTCGGATACCCCGCAAAATTTGAGATATCTAGGTAG
- the LOC109729006 gene encoding cytokinin riboside 5'-monophosphate phosphoribohydrolase LOG1 isoform X3, whose product MKCDACDLSWLTKVSRNIDLVYGGGSVGLMGLVSQAVHEGGRHVIGVIPKTLMPQEITGETVGEEKAVADMHQRKAEMARRSDAFIALPGGYGTLEELLEVITWAQLGIHDKPVGLLNVDGYYNSLLSFIDKAVEEGFISPTARHIIVSAPTAKELVKKLEEYFPRHERVASKVNWEMEQFGYPAKFEISR is encoded by the exons ATGAAGTGTGACGCTTGCGATCTCTCATGGCTCACAAAA GTGTCGAGGAACATTGATCTGGTGTATGGCGGGGGTAGTGTTGGTCTGATGGGTTTAGTTTCCCAGGCCGTTCATGAAGGCGGACGGCACGTTATTGG TGTTATTCCCAAAACTCTCATGCCTCAAGAG ATAACGGGTGAGACCGTTGGGGAAGAGAAGGCAGTTGCAGATATGCACCAAAGGAAGGCTGAAATGGCTAGACGCTCTGATGCCTTTATCGCCTTGCCTG GAGGATATGGAACACTTGAAGAGCTGCTTGAAGTGATCACGTGGGCTCAATTGGGCATTCATGATAAGCCG GTTGGACTGCTGAATGTTGATGGATACTACAACTCATTGCTGTCTTTCATTGACAAAGCTGTGGAGGAAGGTTTCATCAGTCCGACTGCCCGCCATATCATTGTATCTGCTCCGACGGCAAAGGAATTGGTCAAGAAGTTAGAG GAGTACTTCCCTCGCCACGAAAGAGTTGCTTCTAAGGTGAATTGGGAGATGGAGCAGTTCGGATACCCCGCAAAATTTGAGATATCTAGGTAG
- the LOC109729006 gene encoding cytokinin riboside 5'-monophosphate phosphoribohydrolase LOG1 isoform X2: MKCDACDLSWLTKVHLIVSRNIDLVYGGGSVGLMGLVSQAVHEGGRHVIGVIPKTLMPQEITGETVGEEKAVADMHQRKAEMARRSDAFIALPGGYGTLEELLEVITWAQLGIHDKPVGLLNVDGYYNSLLSFIDKAVEEGFISPTARHIIVSAPTAKELVKKLEEYFPRHERVASKVNWEMEQFGYPAKFEISR; the protein is encoded by the exons ATGAAGTGTGACGCTTGCGATCTCTCATGGCTCACAAAAGTGCATTTAATA GTGTCGAGGAACATTGATCTGGTGTATGGCGGGGGTAGTGTTGGTCTGATGGGTTTAGTTTCCCAGGCCGTTCATGAAGGCGGACGGCACGTTATTGG TGTTATTCCCAAAACTCTCATGCCTCAAGAG ATAACGGGTGAGACCGTTGGGGAAGAGAAGGCAGTTGCAGATATGCACCAAAGGAAGGCTGAAATGGCTAGACGCTCTGATGCCTTTATCGCCTTGCCTG GAGGATATGGAACACTTGAAGAGCTGCTTGAAGTGATCACGTGGGCTCAATTGGGCATTCATGATAAGCCG GTTGGACTGCTGAATGTTGATGGATACTACAACTCATTGCTGTCTTTCATTGACAAAGCTGTGGAGGAAGGTTTCATCAGTCCGACTGCCCGCCATATCATTGTATCTGCTCCGACGGCAAAGGAATTGGTCAAGAAGTTAGAG GAGTACTTCCCTCGCCACGAAAGAGTTGCTTCTAAGGTGAATTGGGAGATGGAGCAGTTCGGATACCCCGCAAAATTTGAGATATCTAGGTAG
- the LOC109729006 gene encoding cytokinin riboside 5'-monophosphate phosphoribohydrolase LOG1 isoform X4, with protein MGLVSQAVHEGGRHVIGVIPKTLMPQEITGETVGEEKAVADMHQRKAEMARRSDAFIALPGGYGTLEELLEVITWAQLGIHDKPVGLLNVDGYYNSLLSFIDKAVEEGFISPTARHIIVSAPTAKELVKKLEEYFPRHERVASKVNWEMEQFGYPAKFEISR; from the exons ATGGGTTTAGTTTCCCAGGCCGTTCATGAAGGCGGACGGCACGTTATTGG TGTTATTCCCAAAACTCTCATGCCTCAAGAG ATAACGGGTGAGACCGTTGGGGAAGAGAAGGCAGTTGCAGATATGCACCAAAGGAAGGCTGAAATGGCTAGACGCTCTGATGCCTTTATCGCCTTGCCTG GAGGATATGGAACACTTGAAGAGCTGCTTGAAGTGATCACGTGGGCTCAATTGGGCATTCATGATAAGCCG GTTGGACTGCTGAATGTTGATGGATACTACAACTCATTGCTGTCTTTCATTGACAAAGCTGTGGAGGAAGGTTTCATCAGTCCGACTGCCCGCCATATCATTGTATCTGCTCCGACGGCAAAGGAATTGGTCAAGAAGTTAGAG GAGTACTTCCCTCGCCACGAAAGAGTTGCTTCTAAGGTGAATTGGGAGATGGAGCAGTTCGGATACCCCGCAAAATTTGAGATATCTAGGTAG
- the LOC109728978 gene encoding uncharacterized protein LOC109728978, with product MMSVVRGPSIRSGELLEGMISDYVANKANKMRVPKSSASSRLVTALTCLQLAFAIYATCLLYYMSPSIDLRTKPDFSWASRIAQHWKQFIIQPRMLSSIEESPAALSPLEVCEHEKIDFSQKKSNDVQMIRLKRELYDEILAFQKKSSGTETLGELMRMKSKWSAHGPSIPKITVILNHYKRKTLCAQLDSLLHQTLPFHHVWVLSFGSPNELSLRRIVESYNNSRISFVSSTYDFKYYGRFQMALQTESDFVYILDDDMIPGKRMLEILAHVGGTEKYKNSVLGSIGRILPFRQKDFMFPSYRKFKSKEAGLYLPDPAYDITVERIVQVDFLSSSWFLPTDLVKTLFIEKPFTFATGEDLHLSYQLQKYRNAGSYVLPVDPNDRETWGDSEHRLAYVSETTVIFKDVVQVRDDQWWKALSSGYITQWAAMHPQKIEALFYAHSPDEVKALTPLIEKFRTSPARKAYVVVSGGGFCPCEEAAAVLKWPKAACKERRFKIFDLDIGAISAGTGSEVSAVQAVYSSMRGLVKIHNPSLLITVADIDANVKNALKMAAESAASPSALVLLPRPSVSKVLWMADLRPSALPNWNKMRISVNVITQNRAASLGRLLRSLQNAYYLGDEVPLSFNMDSGVDEATLKAVGSLRWAHGPKVVRRRIIQGGLIRAVSESWYPADDDDFGLLLEDDIEVSPYYYLWIKYALLSYRYDPAASLPELSSVSLYTPRLVEVVKERPRWNATDFFRKIHPNTPYLHQLPCSWGAVFFPEHWREFYAYMSARFTEDAKQNPVQIPKSRTNGWQASWKKFLIDMMYLRGYVALYPNFPDQASFSTNHMEPGAHISAKDNALSHRREDFEVPLVRHDFARLLPAGKMPPASKLPVLNLFNQPVSLRALKAAGAKLRSDVIACNATDLLVVVDRRTGLPTACSKF from the exons ATGATGAGCGTAGTTCGGGGTCCAAGCATCAGAAGTGGAGAGTTGTTGGAAGGAATGATCAGCGACTACGTTGCTAATAAAGCAAACAAGATGAGAGTTCCAAAGAGTAGTGCCTCTTCCCGCCTCGTAACCGCCCTCACCTGTCTTCAGCTTGCATTTGCAATATATGCCACATGTCTTCTCTACTACATGAGCCCGTCCATCGACCTTCGAACCAAACCAGACTTCTCGTGGGCCAGTCGAATCGCGCAACACTGGAAGCAATTCATCATACAACCCCGCATGCTGTCGAGTATTGAAGAAAGCCCTGCTGCGCTCTCGCCCTTGGAAGTCTGCGAGCACGAGAAGATTGATTTCTCGCAAAAGAAATCGAATGACGTGCAAATGATCAGGCTTAAAAGGGAGCTTTACGATGAGATATTGGcttttcaaaagaaaagttCTGGGACAGAGACACTAGGTGAGTTGATGAGAATGAAGTCTAAATGGAGCGCACATGGtcctagcatcccgaagatcacTGTCATCTTAAACCATTACAAGAGGAAAACACTTTGCGCTCAACTCGATTCGCTACTTCATCAGACACTGCCATTCCACCATGTTTGGGTGCTTTCTTTCGGAAGCCCCAATGAACTATCTCTGAGAAGAATTGTTGAGAGCTACAACAACTCGAGGATTAGCTTCGTTAGTTCCACCTACGATTTCAAGTACTATGGGAGGTTTCAGATGGCCCTACAGACAGAGAGCGACTTTGTTTACATTCTCGATGACGATATGATTCCGGGCAAGAGAATGCTCGAGATATTGGCTCATGTTGGAGGAACAGAGAAGTACAAGAATTCCGTTTTGGGCAGTATTGGGAGAATTTTGCCTTTCAGGCAGAAGGACTTCATGTTCCCAAGTTACAGAAAGTTCAAATCGAAGGAGGCGGGGCTTTATTTGCCTGATCCTGCCTATGATATCACCGTCGAAAGGATTGTGCAGGTGGATTTCTTGTCAAGCTCGTGGTTTCTACCGACAGACCTCGTCAAGACATTGTTCATAGAGAAGCCCTTTACTTTTGCGACCGGCGAAGATCTTCATCTCAG TTACCAGCTTCAGAAGTACAGAAATGCGGGGTCGTACGTGCTACCTGTCGATCCCAACGACAGGGAAACATGGGGAGACAGCGAGCATCGGCTTGCGTACGTCTCCGAGACGACGGTCATTTTCAAGGATGTAGTCCAAGTGCGAGACGACCAATGGTGGAAGGCCCTTTCCTCCGGCTATATTACTCAGTGGGCTGCAATGCACCCTCAGAAGATCGAAGCCCTCTTCTACGCCCACTCTCCGGACGAAGTAAAAGCACTCACACCTCTCATCGAGAAATTCCGAACTAGCCCGGCCAGGAAGGCGTACGTAGTCGTCTCAGGCGGCGGCTTCTGCCCCTGCGAAGAGGCTGCTGCCGTGCTCAAGTGGCCGAAGGCTGCTTGCAAGGAGAGGCGGTTCAAGATATTCGATTTGGACATCGGAGCGATCTCGGCGGGAACAGGATCGGAGGTTTCGGCGGTACAAGCCGTGTACTCGAGCATGAGAGGGCTCGTCAAGATTCACAATCCGAGTTTGCTGATTACGGTCGCGGATATAGACGCGAATGTGAAGAATGCGCTGAAGATGGCCGCAGAGAGCGCCGCAAGCCCCTCCGCGTTGGTACTTCTGCCGAGGCCCAGCGTCTCGAAGGTTCTCTGGATGGCTGATCTCCGGCCGTCGGCATTACcga aTTGGAATAAGATGCGGATCTCGGTGAACGTGATCACCCAGAACCGCGCGGCGTCTCTCGGGCGGCTGCTGCGATCGCTGCAGAACGCCTACTACCTGGGGGACGAGGTCCCCCTGAGCTTCAACATGGACAGCGGAGTGGACGAGGCGACGCTGAAGGCGGTGGGGTCGCTCCGGTGGGCCCACGGGCCGAAGGTGGTGCGGCGGCGCATCATCCAGGGCGGGCTCATCCGGGCGGTGAGCGAGAGCTGGTACCcggccgacgacgacgacttcgGGCTGCTCCTGGAGGACGACATCGAGGTGTCGCCCTACTACTACCTGTGGATCAAGTACGCGCTGCTCAGCTACCGCTACGACCCGGCCGCGTCGCTGCCGGAGCTGTCGTCCGTGTCGCTGTACACGCCGCGGCTGGTGGAGGTGGTGAAGGAGAGGCCCCGCTGGAACGCCACGGACTTCTTCCGGAAGATCCACCCCAACACCCCCTACCTGCACCAGCTCCCCTGCAGCTGGGGCGCCGTCTTCTTCCCGGAGCACTGGAGGGAGTTCTACGCCTACATGAGCGCCCGCTTCACCGAGGACGCCAAGCAGAACCCCGTCCAGATCCCCAAGTCGCGCACCAACGGCTGGCAGGCCTCCTGGAAGAAGTTCCTCATCGACATGATGTACCTGCGCGGCTACGTCGCCCTCTACCCCAACTTCCCCGACCAGGCCAGCTTCTCCACCAACCACATGGAGCCCGGCGCCCACATCAGCGCCAAGGACAACGCCCTCAGCCACAGGAGGGAGGACTTCGAGGTCCCGCTCGTCCGCCACGACTTCGCCCGCCTCCTGCCGGCGGGCAAGATGCCGCCCGCCTCCAAGCTGCCCGTGCTCAACCTCTTCAACCAGCCCGTCTCTCTGCGGGCGCTCAAGGCCGCGGGGGCCAAGCTCCGCAGCGACGTCATCGCCTGCAACGCCACCgacctcctcgtcgtcgtcgaccGCCGCACCGGATTGCCCACCGCCTGCTCCAAGTTCTGA